A region of Lagenorhynchus albirostris chromosome 20, mLagAlb1.1, whole genome shotgun sequence DNA encodes the following proteins:
- the CHD3 gene encoding chromodomain-helicase-DNA-binding protein 3 isoform X10 produces MGRGDIREEPAPFSLTETSGEKARDLALLKADKDDIRLLPSALGVKKRKRGPKKQKENKPGKARKRKKLDSEEEFGSERDEYREKSESGGSEYGTGPGRKRRRKHREKKEKKTKRRKKGEGDGGQKQVEQKSSATLLLTWGLEDVEHVFSEEDYHTLTNYKAFSQFMRPLIAKKNPKIPMSKMMTILGAKWREFSANNPFKGSAAAVAAAAAAAAAAVAEQVSAAVSSATPVAPSGPPALPPPPAADIQPPPIRRAKTKEGKGPGHKRRSKSPRVPDGRKKLRGKKMAPLKIKLGLLGGKRKKGGSYVFQSDEGPEPEAEESDLDSGSVHSASGRPDGPVRTKKLKRGRPGRKKKKVLGCPAVAGEEEVDGYETDHQDYCEVCQQGGEIILCDTCPRAYHLVCLDPELDRAPEGKWSCPHCEKEGVQWEAKEEEEDYEEEGEEEGEKEEEDDHMEYCRVCKDGGELLCCDACISSYHIHCLNPPLPDIPNGEWLCPRCTCPVLKGRVQKILHWRWGEPPVAVPAPQQADGNPDAPPARPLQGRSEREFFVKWVGLSYWHCSWAKELQLEIFHLVMYRNYQRKNDMDEPPPLDYGSGEDDGKSDKRKVKDPHYAEMEEKYYRFGIKPEWMTVHRIINHSVDKKGNYHYLVKWRDLPYDQSTWEEDEMNIPEYEDHKQSYWRHRELIMGEDPAQPRKYKKKKKELQGDGPPSSPTNDPTVKYEAQPRFITATGGTLHMYQLEGLNWLRFSWAQGTDTILADEMGLGKTIQTIVFLYSLYKEGHTKGPFLVSAPLSTIINWEREFQMWAPKFYVVTYTGDKDSRAIIRENEFSFEDNAIKGGKKAFKMKREAQVKFHVLLTSYELITIDQAALGSIRWACLVVDEAHRLKNNQSKFFRVLNGYKIDHKLLLTGTPLQNNLEELFHLLNFLTPERFNNLEGFLEEFADISKEDQIKKLHDLLGPHMLRRLKADVFKNMPAKTELIVRVELSPMQKKYYKYILTRNFEALNSRGGGNQVSLLNIMMDLKKCCNHPYLFPVAAMESPKLPSGAYEGGALIKASGKLMLLQKMLRKLKEQGHRVLIFSQMTKMLDLLEDFLDYEGYKYERIDGGITGALRQEAIDRFNAPGAQQFCFLLSTRAGGLGINLATADTVIIFDSDWNPHNDIQAFSRAHRIGQANKVMIYRFVTRASVEERITQVAKRKMMLTHLVVRPGLGSKAGSMSKQELDDILKFGTEELFKDENEGENKEEDSSVIHYDNEAIARLLDRNQDATEDTDVQNMNEYLSSFKVAQYVVREEDKIEEIEREIIKQEENVDPDYWEKLLRHHYEQQQEDLARNLGKGKRVRKQVNYNDAAQEDQDNQSEYSVGSEEEDEDFDERPEGRRQSKRQLRNEKDKPLPPLLARVGGNIEVLGFNTRQRKAFLNAVMRWGMPPQDAFTTQWLVRDLRGKTEKEFKAYVSLFMRHLCEPGADGSETFADGVPREGLSRQQVLTRIGVMSLVKKKVQEFEHINGRWSMPELMPDPSADSKRSSRASSPTKTSPTTPEASAANSPCTSKPATPAPSEKGDGVRTPLEKDEAENQEEKPEKNSKIGEKMETEADTPSPAPSLGERLEPRKIPLEDEVPGVPGEMEPEPGYRGDREKSATESTPGERGEEKPMDGQEHRERPEGETGDLGKRAEDVKGDRELRPGPPRDEPRSNGRREEKAEKPRFMFNIADGGFTELHTLWQNEERAAVSSGKLNEIWHRRHDYWLLAGIVLHGYARWQDIQNDAQFAIINEPFKTEANKGNFLEMKNKFLARRFKLLEQALVIEEQLRRAAYLNLSQEPAHPAMALHARFAEAECLAESHQHLSKESLAGNKPANAVLHKGKGRGGPARGRAHNAASEPAGGVAERHEGGRDPPASHAVPNTPHRSPPSDVRAQHPQPAGQQGHGASPHTGLPPGSVRYTSGVRGSLQRRTRRGPGRRRRQLQPDACRVLHHSRHQRPSSAGEEGEGNGGGIGVRRAGSEGAPSRGGDLYRRLTGSQACPSPRPRPRGRPPAQALGPAASPPPSPPLGPPLG; encoded by the exons ATGGGGAGAGGGGACATCAGGGAAGAACCAGCCCCGTTCTCTCTGACAGAGACATCTGGAGAGAAAGCCAGGGACCTAGCCCTGCTGAAAGCAG ATAAGGATGACATTCGGCTGCTGCCTTCAGCACTGGgtgtgaagaagagaaaaagaggaccCAAGAAGCAGAAGGAGAACAAGCCAGGAAAAGCCCGAAAACGCAAGAAGCTT GACAGCGAGGAGGAATTTGGCTCTGAGCGAGATGAGTACCGGGAGAAGTCAGAGAGTGGAGGCAGTGAATATGGAACTGGACCAGGTCGGAAACGGAGACggaagcacagagaaaaaaaggagaagaagacgAAGCGGCggaaaaagggggagggagatggggggcaAAAG CAGGTGGAACAGAAGTCATCGGCAACTCTGCTTCTGACTTGGGGCCTGGAGGACGTGGAACATGTGTTCTCTGAGGAGGATTACCACACACTCACCAACTACAAAGCCTTTAGCCAGTTCATGAG GCCCCTGATTGCTAAGAAGAATCCTAAGATCCCAATGTCTAAGATGATGACCATCCTTGGGGCCAAGTGGAGAGAGTTCAGCGCCAACAACCCCTTCAAGGGGTCGGCAGCTGCTGtggcggcagcggcggcagcggcggccgcAGCTGTAGCTGAGCAGGTGTCAGCAGCTGTCTCATCGGCCACCCCCGTAGCACCTTCCGGACCCCCCGCCCTTCCACCACCCCCTGCTGCTGAtatccagcccccacccatccgaAGAGCCAAAACCAAAGAGGGCAAAG GTCCAGGCCACAAGAGGCGGAGTAAGAGTCCCCGAGTGCCTGATGGACGCAAGAAGCTTCGGGGAAAGAAGATGGCCCCACTCAAAATCAAACTAGGGCTGCTGGGCGgcaagaggaagaagggaggctCG TATGTTTTCCAGAGTGACGAGGGCCCTGAACCAGAGGCTGAGGAGTCAGACCTGGACAGTGGCAGTGTCCACAGTGCCTCAGGCCGCCCTGATGGCCCTGTCCGCACCAAGAAACTGAAGAGAGGCCGgccaggaaggaagaagaagaagg TCCTGGGCTGTCCTGCAGTGGCCGGGGAGGAGGAGGTTGATGGCTACGAGACGGATCACCAGGATTACTGTGAGGTGTGCCAGCAGGGTGGGGAAATTATTCTGTGTGACACCTGCCCTCGTGCCTACCACCTCGTCTGCCTCGATCCTGAGCTCGACCGGGCTCCTGAGGGCAAATGGAGCTGCCCCCACTGC GAGAAGGAGGGGGTACAGTGGGAggccaaggaggaggaggaagactatgaagaggagggggaagaggagggggagaaggaggaagaggacgaCCACATGGAGTACTGCCGTGTGTGCAAGGATGGCGGGGAGCTCCTGTGCTGTGACGCCTGCATCTCCTCCTACCACATTCACTGCCTGAACCCCCCGCTGCCTGACATCCCCAACGGCGAGTGGCTGTGTCCCCGATGCACA TGTCCCGTGCTGAAAGGCCGTGTGCAGAAGATCCTACACTGGCGGTGGGGGGAGCCCCCTGTGGCAGTGCCGGCCCCCCAACAGGCAGACGGGAATCCAGATGCCCCACCCGCACGTCCTCTTCAAGGCAGATCGGAGAGAGAGTTCTTTGTCAAGTGGGTAGGACTGTCCTACTGGCACTGCTCCTGGGCCAAGGAGCTTCAG CTGGAAATTTTCCACTTGGTAATGTACCGAAACTATCAACGGAAGAATGACATGGACGAGCCCCCACCCCTCGACTACGGCTCTGGTGAGGATGATGGGAAGAGTGACAAACGCAAGGTGAAGGACCCGCACTATGCCGAGATGGAGGAGAAGTACTATCGTTTCGGCATCAAGCCAGAGTGGATGACCGTCCACCGGATCATCAACCACAG TGTGGATAAGAAGGGAAATTACCACTATCTAGTGAAATGGAGGGACTTGCCATATGACCAGTCCACGTGGGAGGAAGATGAAATGAACATCCCTGAATATGAAGACCATAAACAAAGCTACTGGAGACACCG AGAACTAATTATGGGGGAGGACCCCGCCCAGCCCCGCAagtataagaagaagaagaaggagctGCAGGGTGATGGGCCTCCCAGCTCTCCTACTAATGAT CCGACAGTGAAATACGAGGCTCAGCCACGGTTCATCACAGCCACTGGAGGCACGCTGCACATGTATCAGCTGGAGGGGTTGAACTGGCTACGCTTCTCGTGGGCCCAGGGCACTGACACCATTCTGGCTGATGAGATGGGACTGGGCAAGACCATACAAACCATCGTCTTCCTCTACTCACTGTATAAGGAG GGCCACACAAAGGGTCCCTTCCTGGTGAGCGCCCCGCTCTCCACCATCATTAACTGGGAGCGGGAGTTCCAGATGTGGGCACCCAAGTTCTATGTGGTGACGTACACGGGTGACAAGGACAGCCGAGCCATCATTCGTGAGAATGAGTTTTCCTTTGAAGACAACGCCATCAAAGGTGGCAAGAAAGCTTTTAAGATGAAG AGGGAGGCGCAGGTGAAGTTCCATGTTCTCCTGACATCATATGAGCTGATCACCATTGATCAGGCAGCTCTTGGCTCCATCCGCTGGGCCTGTCTCGTGGTGGATGAGGCCCATCGGCTCAAGAACAACCAGTCCAAG TTTTTCAGGGTCCTCAATGGCTACAAGATAGATCATAAGTTGCTGCTGACAGGGACTCCACTGCAGAATAACCTGGAGGAGCTCTTCCATCTGCTGAACTTCCTCACCCCAGAGAGGTTTAA CAatctggaaggcttcctggaggagtttGCCGACATATCCAAAGAAGACCAGATTAAGAAACTTCATGACTTGCTGGGGCCACATATGCTGAGGAGGCTCAAGGCTGATGTCTTTAAGAATATGCCGGCCAAGACAGAGCTCATTGTCCGCGTGGAGCTGAGCCCCATGCAGAA GAAATACTACAAGTATATCCTGACCCGAAATTTTGAGGCCTTGAACTCACGAGGAGGTGGGAACCAAGTGTCATTGCTTAACATCATGATGGATCTTAAGAAGTGCTGCAACCATCCGTATCTCTTTCCTGTGGCTGCTATG GAGTCCCCCAAACTTCCCAGTGGGGCATATGAGGGTGGGGCACTTATTAAGGCATCTGGGAAGCTCATGCTGTTGCAGAAGATGCTGCGGAAGCTGAAGGAGCAAGGACACAGAGTGCTCATCTTCTCGCAG ATGACCAAAATGTTAGACTTGCTAGAGGACTTCTTAGACTACGAAGGCTACAAGTATGAGCGCATTGATGGCGGCATCACTGGtgccctgaggcaggaggccATCGATCGCTTCAATG CTCCTGGGGCCCAACAATTCTGCTTCCTCCTGTCCACCCGGGCTGGAGGGCTGGGCATCAATCTGGCCACTGCCGACACTGTCATCATCTTTGATTCAGACTGGAACCCCCATAATGATATCCAG GCCTTCAGCCGTGCTCATCGGATCGGCCAGGCCAACAAAGTGATGATTTACCGGTTTGTGACTCGCGCATCAGTGGAAGAGCGAATCACACAGGTGGCCAAGAGAAAGATGATGCTGACGCATCTGGTGGTGCGGCCTGGGCTGGGCTCCAAGGCGGGCTCCATGTCCAAGCAGGAGCTGGATGACATCCTCAAATTTGGCACCGAGGAGCTATTTAAGGATGAAAATGAGG GGGAGAACAAGGAGGAGGACAGCAGTGTGATTCACTATGACAACGAGGCCATCGCTCGGCTCCTGGACCGGAACCAGGATGCAACTGAGGACACTGACGTGCAGAACATGAATGAGTATCTCAGCTCCTTCAAGGTGGCCCAGTACGTGGTGAGGGAAGAAGACAAG ATTGAGGAAATTGAACGAGAGATCATCAAGCAGGAGGAGAACGTGGATCCCGACTACTGGGAGAAGCTGCTGAGACACCACTACGAGCAGCAGCAGGAAGACCTGGCCCGCAACCTCGGCAAAGGCAAGAGGGTCCGCAAGCAGGTTAACTACAACGATGCTGCTCAGGAGGACCAAG ATAACCAGTCAGAGTACTCAGTGGGATcagaggaggaggatgaagaCTTTGATGAGCGTCCTGAAG GGCGTCGACAGTCCAAGAGGCAGCTCCGGAACGAAAAGGATAAGCCACTGCCTCCACTGCTGGCTCGAGTTGGGGGCAACATTGAG GTGTTGGGATTCAACACCCGTCAGCGGAAGGCCTTCCTCAATGCTGTGATGCGCTGGGGCATGCCACCACAGGACGCCTTCACCACCCAGTGGCTGGTGCGGGACCTCAGGGGCAAGACTGAAAAAGAGTTCAA GGCCTATGTGTCTTTGTTCATGCGCCATCTCTGTGAGCCCGGGGCAGACGGCTCTGAAACCTTTGCTGACGGGGTCCCTCGGGAGGGACTGAGTCGCCAGCAAGTGTTGACCCGCATTGGAGTCATGTCTCTCGTCAAGAAGAAG GTTCAGGAGTTTGAGCACATCAATGGGCGCTGGTCTATGCCGGAGCTGATGCCCGACCCCAGTGCTGACTCCAAGCGTTCCTCCAGAGCCTCCTCTCCTACCAAAACGTCTCCCACCACTCCTGAGGCTTCTGCTGCAAACAGTCCCTGCACCTCAAAACCTG CTACTCCAGCTCCCAGTGAGAAAGGAGATGGCGTAAGGACACCTCTGGAGAAGGATGAAGCAGAAAACCAGGAGGAGAAGCCAGAGAAGAATAGCAAAATTGGGGAGAAGATGGAAACAGAG GCTGatacccccagcccagccccatcaCTTGGGGAGCGGCTGGAGCCAAGGAAGATTCCTCTAGAGGATGAGGTGCCAGGGGTACCTGGAGAGATGGAGCCTGAACCTGGGTACCGTGGGGACAGAGAGAAGTCAG CCACGGAGTCGACGCCaggagagaggggggaggagaagccGATGGATGGACAGGAACACAGGGAGAGGCCGGAGGGGGAGACGGGGGATTTGGGCAAGAGAG CAGAAGATGTAAAAGGGGACCGGGAGCTTCGACCTGGGCCTCCTCGAGACGAGCCGCGGTCCAACGGGCGACGtgaggagaaggcagagaagcCGCGGTTCATGTTCAATATTGCAGACGGTGGCTTCACAG AGCTCCACACGCTGTGGCAGAATGAGGAACGGGCAGCTGTTTCCTCGGGGAAACTCAATGAGATCTGGCACCGAAGACATGACTATTGGCTTCTGGCTGGGATTGTCCT CCATGGCTACGCACGGTGGCAGGACATCCAGAATGATGCTCAGTTCGCCATTATCAACGAGCCATTTAAAACTGAAGCCAATAAGGGGAACTTTCTGGAGATGAAAAATAAGTTCCTGGCGCGGAGATTCAAG CTCCTGGAGCAGGCGCTGGTGAttgaggagcagctgcggcgggCGGCCTACCTGAACCTATCACAGGAGCCGGCGCACCCCGCCATGGCCCTCCACGCCCGCTTCGCCGAGGCCGAGTGCCTGGCCGAGAGCCACCAGCACCTCTCCAAGGAGTCGTTGGCGGGGAACAAGCCGGCCAACGCCGTGCTGCACAAGGGTAAGGGCCGCGGCGGCCCCGCGCGGGGGAGGGCCCACAACGCTGC TTCTGAACCAGCTGGAGGAGTTGCTGAGCGACATGAAGGCGGACGTGACCCGCCTGCCAGCCACGCTGTCCCGAATACCCCCCATCGCAGCCCGCCTTCAGATGTCCGAGCGCAGCATCCTCAGCCGGCTGGCCAGCAAGGGCACGGAGCCTCACCCCACACCG GCCTTCCCCCCGGGTCCGTACGCTACACCTCCGGGGTACGGGGCAGCCTTCAGCGCCGCACCCGTAGGGGCCCTGGCCGCCGCAGGCGCCAATTACAGCCAGATGCCTGCAGGGTCCTTCATCACAG CCGCCACCAACGGCCCTCCAGTGCTggtgaagaaggagaaggaaatggtGGGGGCATTGGTGTCAGACGGGCTGGATCGGAAGGAGCCCCGAGCCGGGGAGGTGATCTGTATAGACGACTGACCGGATCCCAGGCCTGCCCTTCACCCAGGCCCCGTCCCCGAGGCCGACCCCCAGCTCAGGCTCTGGGGCCTGCTGCCAGTCCTCCGCCTTCCCCACCCCTTGGGCCCCCGCTGGGCTAG